The proteins below are encoded in one region of Pseudonocardia sp. DSM 110487:
- a CDS encoding dynamin family protein: MSAPAPPLGAAVRILLRQAIEAYQDSPQAHGWLTHNLQRFDEPLRVAIAGKVKAGKSTLLNALVGEQIAPTDAGECTRVVTWYVDAQSPRVRMYPRGSDPQQLTINRSGGGLSFDLNGFPVEKVDKLEVEWPSQSLRTQTLIDTPGIASLSADTSSRAGAFLAPEDAPTQADAVIYLMRHLHNTDVRFLESFFDQGVARATPVNTIGVLSRADEIGAGRLNALTSARKIARRYRADDKIRGLCQTVVAVAGLLAQTGRTMRQGEFTALTALAAMPRADIEAMLLSADRFSRTELDSPDAPDSQTRARLMERFGMFGVRLATTLIRQGMTDPTAISNELVKRSGLDELRSVLSTQFSERRDLLKARSALLSVDLVLTREEPRAATAHLAGEVERILAGAHEFAELRLLSALRAGAIKLPKEVLQEAERLLGGDGGAAPARLGLEPDASQQEIWDAAIDSAGRWRRRGESPLSSRAVADVARQVVRSCEGILATMRN; the protein is encoded by the coding sequence ATGAGTGCGCCCGCGCCCCCGCTCGGCGCCGCAGTACGGATCCTGCTGCGCCAGGCGATCGAGGCCTACCAGGACAGCCCGCAAGCACACGGCTGGCTGACGCACAACCTGCAGCGGTTCGACGAGCCGCTGCGGGTCGCCATCGCCGGAAAGGTGAAGGCGGGCAAGTCGACGCTGCTGAACGCGCTGGTCGGGGAGCAGATCGCCCCCACCGACGCCGGCGAGTGCACCCGCGTCGTCACCTGGTACGTCGACGCCCAGTCCCCACGCGTCCGGATGTACCCGCGCGGCTCGGACCCACAGCAGCTCACGATCAACCGCTCCGGCGGAGGGCTCTCGTTCGACCTGAACGGCTTCCCGGTGGAGAAGGTCGACAAGCTCGAGGTGGAGTGGCCGTCGCAGAGCCTGCGCACGCAGACGCTGATCGACACCCCTGGCATCGCGTCGCTGTCGGCCGACACCTCGTCGCGGGCGGGGGCGTTCCTCGCGCCGGAGGACGCGCCGACCCAGGCCGACGCCGTCATCTACCTGATGCGTCACCTGCACAACACGGACGTCCGGTTCCTCGAGTCGTTCTTCGACCAGGGCGTGGCCCGGGCTACCCCGGTCAACACCATCGGGGTGCTCTCGCGCGCCGACGAGATCGGCGCCGGCCGGCTCAACGCGCTCACCTCGGCGCGGAAGATCGCCCGGCGCTACCGGGCCGACGACAAGATCCGCGGGCTGTGCCAGACCGTGGTCGCCGTGGCGGGGCTACTGGCCCAGACCGGCCGCACGATGCGCCAAGGCGAGTTCACGGCGCTCACCGCGCTCGCCGCGATGCCCCGCGCGGACATCGAGGCGATGCTGCTGTCGGCCGACCGCTTCTCCCGCACCGAGCTCGACTCGCCCGATGCCCCGGACTCGCAGACCCGAGCCCGCTTGATGGAGCGGTTCGGGATGTTCGGAGTGCGGCTGGCCACCACGCTGATCCGCCAGGGCATGACCGACCCGACCGCCATCTCGAACGAGCTCGTCAAGCGCAGCGGTCTCGACGAGCTGCGCAGCGTGCTCTCCACGCAGTTCAGCGAGCGGCGGGATCTGCTCAAGGCGCGGTCGGCGCTGCTGTCCGTCGACCTGGTGCTCACCCGCGAGGAGCCGCGGGCCGCCACCGCCCACCTGGCCGGTGAGGTGGAACGCATCCTCGCGGGAGCGCACGAGTTCGCCGAGCTGCGTCTGCTCTCCGCGCTGCGTGCCGGGGCCATCAAGCTGCCCAAGGAAGTGCTGCAGGAGGCCGAGCGGCTGCTGGGCGGCGACGGCGGGGCGGCCCCCGCCCGGCTCGGGCTGGAGCCGGACGCAAGCCAGCAGGAGATCTGGGATGCCGCCATCGACTCGGCGGGCCGCTGGCGGCGACGGGGCGAAAGCCCGCTGTCGAGCCGAGCTGTTGCCGACGTCGCGCGCCAGGTGGTCCGCAGCTGCGAGGGCATCCTGGCCACCATGCGGAACTGA
- a CDS encoding LuxR C-terminal-related transcriptional regulator encodes MSTRTQPAPRAPERLLAGSPAARRLVHEAAARSTVTRRVDVIGPGGHGKTVLLDALAAAFTAAGVTVHREIAGMTELGIDDALLLDDAHLLPPDELDRLALLAAAPGGHLVVAHRPWPRPPGTAALGSVLAATRPPVVLEALDRTGVAARAALLLGGDGPPAELVDHVFEQTAGLPGLVDRLLGALVERVGSDCVRGMPLPAEPPAGLLVQLGYLVHGLGDEVGGLLLARALGAPLESEVLIPLLGLSPDDGAVQLDELLEAARAAGMLTGDGKAVPLVSAAVLARTPRASRIELRRTLAEIELDRGGNVLAAARGLLGTGASGSRVAAVFTTAAEEALRTGSPEAGELFDAAVRAGSSALALAAGRAEAAVLTGDLDLALTQADQVLSDPDLVPPADAVRAGTVAAAVLAHRGLLGRSAELYRWMSTALEPAMGATAVLAVPALIGTGALDEAGKMLHAPAAGHGAPVRPPTLLAGAEELMAQGVYDSVAGSPTAALSQLTRAASLLEASQRSALLPDTPAALAALVAVHCGELDVAQSVLERALRVGLGGRGSVTRHRLLLGWIALFRGATGAARSALAVASPPGAVLEPRDELLAAALDVALARRAGDLAVLMTAWGRAREAIVRHPVDLFVLQQLGELWVAATRLRESSWVRPHLDEATHLLSRLGDPALWAAPLHWSGLQAAILSESRDAAKLHAAALEAAADGSRYAAAMAAAAQHWVRLLDSEVDAAGVEAAARGLHAVGMAWEGGKLAGQAAIRTRDRKAMTALLGCARALQSTGPAVRPVAVEADTDSDPRGLPVTATETEAVPDLASDGADGPLSDREREVAELVLEGLTYRQIGERLFISAKTVEHHVARMRQRLGSGSRGELFAHLRQIVGPGTDA; translated from the coding sequence GTGTCGACGCGAACCCAGCCGGCGCCGCGGGCCCCGGAAAGGCTGCTCGCGGGCTCGCCCGCGGCGCGTCGACTCGTGCACGAGGCAGCCGCCCGATCCACGGTCACCCGCCGCGTAGACGTGATCGGACCGGGCGGGCACGGCAAGACCGTGTTGCTCGACGCGCTCGCCGCGGCGTTCACGGCCGCAGGTGTCACCGTCCACCGGGAGATCGCCGGGATGACGGAGCTGGGCATCGACGACGCACTCCTGCTCGACGACGCCCACCTGCTCCCTCCCGACGAGCTGGATCGGCTCGCGCTGCTCGCCGCCGCGCCCGGCGGCCACCTGGTGGTTGCGCACCGCCCGTGGCCACGGCCTCCCGGCACCGCGGCGCTCGGAAGCGTCCTCGCGGCCACCCGCCCGCCGGTGGTGCTGGAAGCGCTCGACCGCACCGGGGTCGCCGCACGGGCCGCGTTGCTGCTGGGTGGCGACGGTCCGCCAGCGGAGCTGGTGGACCACGTGTTCGAGCAGACCGCGGGCCTGCCGGGGCTGGTCGATCGGCTGCTCGGCGCGCTCGTGGAACGGGTCGGGTCGGACTGCGTCCGAGGCATGCCGCTGCCGGCGGAGCCGCCTGCCGGCCTGCTGGTGCAGCTCGGCTACCTGGTGCACGGGCTCGGCGACGAGGTGGGCGGCCTGCTGCTGGCTCGCGCGCTCGGCGCGCCGCTGGAGTCCGAGGTGCTCATTCCGCTGCTCGGCCTCTCCCCCGACGACGGCGCGGTACAGCTCGACGAACTGCTGGAGGCCGCGCGGGCCGCGGGGATGCTCACGGGCGACGGGAAGGCGGTCCCGCTCGTATCGGCGGCCGTGCTGGCGCGCACGCCGCGAGCGTCGCGCATCGAGCTGCGGCGCACCCTCGCCGAGATCGAGCTCGACCGAGGCGGCAACGTGCTCGCGGCCGCCCGCGGCCTGCTCGGCACCGGCGCCAGCGGGTCGAGGGTTGCGGCGGTGTTCACCACGGCGGCCGAGGAGGCGCTGCGTACCGGTTCACCGGAAGCCGGTGAGCTGTTCGACGCGGCTGTGCGTGCGGGGAGCTCCGCGCTCGCCCTCGCCGCCGGCCGGGCCGAGGCCGCGGTCCTCACCGGGGATCTCGACCTCGCGCTCACCCAGGCCGACCAGGTGCTGTCCGACCCCGATCTGGTGCCGCCCGCGGATGCCGTGCGAGCCGGCACTGTTGCGGCCGCGGTGCTGGCCCACCGTGGGCTGCTCGGTCGCAGCGCGGAGCTGTACCGGTGGATGAGCACGGCACTGGAGCCCGCGATGGGCGCCACCGCGGTGCTCGCCGTGCCCGCGCTCATCGGCACCGGCGCCCTCGACGAGGCCGGCAAGATGTTGCACGCGCCCGCGGCGGGGCACGGCGCCCCGGTGCGCCCGCCCACGCTGCTGGCCGGCGCCGAGGAGCTGATGGCCCAGGGGGTGTACGACTCGGTAGCCGGGTCGCCCACCGCGGCGCTGTCGCAGCTGACGCGCGCCGCGTCGCTGCTGGAGGCCTCGCAGCGCTCGGCGTTGCTGCCCGACACCCCGGCCGCGCTCGCGGCGCTCGTCGCCGTGCACTGCGGCGAGCTCGACGTCGCGCAGTCGGTGCTGGAGCGCGCTCTGCGGGTCGGGCTGGGTGGACGCGGGTCGGTCACCCGCCACCGCCTCCTGCTCGGCTGGATCGCGCTGTTCCGCGGGGCAACGGGCGCGGCCCGCTCCGCGCTAGCCGTGGCGTCACCGCCGGGCGCCGTCCTCGAACCGCGCGACGAGCTGCTGGCCGCGGCGCTGGACGTCGCGCTCGCCCGGCGGGCGGGCGACCTCGCCGTGCTCATGACGGCGTGGGGCCGGGCCCGGGAGGCGATCGTGCGGCACCCCGTGGACCTGTTCGTGCTGCAGCAGCTCGGCGAGCTGTGGGTCGCCGCCACCCGGCTGCGGGAGTCGAGTTGGGTGCGTCCGCACCTCGACGAGGCCACCCACCTGCTCTCCCGGCTCGGCGACCCCGCGCTCTGGGCGGCGCCGCTGCACTGGTCGGGCCTGCAGGCCGCGATCCTGTCCGAGAGCCGCGATGCCGCGAAGCTGCACGCGGCCGCCCTGGAGGCCGCCGCGGACGGCAGCCGGTACGCCGCCGCGATGGCCGCGGCCGCCCAGCACTGGGTACGGCTGCTGGACTCCGAGGTCGACGCCGCTGGCGTGGAGGCGGCCGCCCGCGGACTGCACGCCGTCGGGATGGCGTGGGAGGGCGGCAAGCTCGCTGGGCAGGCGGCGATCCGCACCCGCGACCGCAAGGCGATGACGGCGCTGCTCGGGTGCGCCCGCGCGTTGCAGAGCACGGGCCCGGCCGTGCGCCCCGTCGCGGTGGAGGCCGACACCGACAGCGACCCACGCGGGCTCCCGGTCACCGCCACGGAGACCGAGGCGGTGCCGGACCTGGCCTCCGACGGTGCAGACGGCCCGCTGAGCGACCGCGAGCGGGAAGTGGCCGAGCTCGTGCTGGAGGGCCTGACCTACCGGCAGATCGGCGAGCGCCTGTTCATCTCGGCGAAGACCGTGGAGCACCACGTCGCGCGGATGCGCCAACGCCTCGGTTCGGGCAGCCGCGGTGAGCTGTTCGCCCACTTGCGGCAGATCGTCGGGCCAGGCACCGACGCCTAG
- a CDS encoding 2-C-methyl-D-erythritol 4-phosphate cytidylyltransferase: MQGALWAIVLAGGASRRFGERAKQFEHVGGVPMVARTVAAARRTCDGVVVVLPPGRSWAGEPVDAVAEGGDHQSESLRAGLAAVPADAAIVAVADPAHPLASDALFEAVVEAVRGGADGAVPVIPILEVVQRVRDGQVVETLPKDDLVLTQTPQAFRADVLRAVHADRPRPVENSGLLVERGHRVVTVSGDVGNVHVTTQQEHAIAERLAFREICSPSPGCTTTEDRATGLPDYNE, from the coding sequence ATGCAGGGGGCCTTGTGGGCGATCGTGCTTGCGGGCGGCGCCTCGCGGCGGTTCGGCGAGCGGGCCAAGCAGTTCGAGCACGTCGGCGGTGTGCCGATGGTGGCCCGCACTGTGGCGGCCGCACGCCGTACGTGCGACGGTGTCGTCGTCGTGCTGCCCCCGGGACGGTCGTGGGCCGGGGAGCCGGTCGACGCCGTCGCCGAAGGCGGCGACCACCAATCGGAGTCGCTGCGCGCGGGGCTCGCGGCGGTACCCGCGGACGCGGCGATCGTCGCGGTGGCCGACCCGGCCCACCCCCTCGCGTCCGACGCGCTGTTCGAGGCCGTGGTCGAGGCCGTGCGCGGTGGCGCGGACGGCGCCGTGCCGGTGATCCCGATACTCGAGGTCGTGCAGCGGGTCCGCGACGGCCAGGTGGTCGAGACCCTGCCGAAGGACGACCTCGTGTTGACCCAGACTCCCCAGGCGTTCCGCGCGGACGTGCTCCGCGCCGTGCACGCGGACCGGCCCCGCCCGGTGGAGAACTCGGGACTACTGGTCGAGCGCGGCCACCGGGTCGTCACCGTTTCGGGTGACGTGGGCAACGTCCATGTCACAACTCAGCAGGAGCATGCGATAGCAGAGCGTCTAGCCTTTCGCGAGATTTGCTCCCCGAGCCCGGGTTGCACTACGACAGAAGATCGAGCGACCGGCCTCCCCGACTACAACGAGTAG
- a CDS encoding glucose-1-phosphate cytidylyltransferase, producing the protein MDYDTPVVILCGGQGTRIREVSERLPKAMVDIGGRPILWHIMKLYSHYGYRRFILCLGYKGWEIKQFFLDYRSHMSDFTLTLSEGDHQPWFRNGVADENWEITFAETGLEAGTGARLRRIRDYIDTPQFMMTYGDGVSAVDIANLAKVHAEGGRIGTVTGVHPTSKFGEMNVDGNVVEEFNEKPTQVTGWVSGGYFVFEKSFLDDYLDDEEDLFLEAQPLQRLARDKQLTVNKHEGFWAAMDTYKDYQALNSLWANGDAPWKVWEDKSRVW; encoded by the coding sequence ATGGACTACGACACTCCCGTTGTCATCCTGTGCGGCGGACAGGGCACCCGGATCCGCGAGGTGAGCGAACGGCTGCCGAAGGCCATGGTGGACATCGGCGGACGGCCGATCCTCTGGCACATCATGAAGCTGTACAGCCACTACGGGTACCGGCGCTTCATCCTCTGCCTCGGGTACAAGGGCTGGGAGATCAAGCAGTTCTTCCTCGACTACCGGTCGCACATGTCCGACTTCACGCTCACGCTGTCCGAGGGCGACCACCAGCCGTGGTTCCGCAACGGCGTGGCCGACGAGAACTGGGAGATCACCTTCGCCGAGACCGGCCTCGAAGCCGGCACCGGCGCGCGGCTGCGCCGCATCCGCGACTACATCGACACCCCGCAGTTCATGATGACCTACGGTGACGGCGTCAGCGCGGTGGACATCGCGAACCTCGCGAAGGTCCACGCCGAGGGCGGCCGCATCGGCACCGTCACTGGCGTGCACCCCACCTCGAAGTTCGGCGAGATGAACGTCGACGGCAACGTCGTCGAGGAGTTCAACGAGAAGCCGACCCAGGTCACCGGGTGGGTGAGCGGCGGGTACTTCGTGTTCGAGAAGTCGTTCCTCGACGACTACCTCGACGACGAGGAGGACCTGTTCCTCGAAGCCCAGCCGCTCCAGCGACTGGCCCGCGACAAGCAGCTCACGGTGAACAAGCACGAGGGCTTCTGGGCCGCCATGGACACCTACAAGGACTACCAGGCGCTCAACAGCCTGTGGGCCAACGGCGACGCGCCGTGGAAGGTCTGGGAGGACAAGTCCAGGGTCTGGTGA
- a CDS encoding N-acetylmuramoyl-L-alanine amidase encodes MDRRWEGDVWGPNVSRRGVLLGGLVLTGAIGGLIRPQEAWAAGPGVKAPPIIGCDAWRAREPSDVVPVWEQRPVRIIVHHTATPNVEDYSRGAGEFVARKIQDFHMDRRGWIDTGQNFTISRGGYVLEGRHGSLEVLRSGDRHVEGAHCTGQNVEAVGIENEGTYSTLTPPDKVWARLRAMCAYICQQYGIAPTEIGGHRDFKDTLCPGDRFYAMLPRLRTEVADSLGEPLDDRAARRASWPLLRPESSGPAVEAAQHLLRAAGLVDVQPNSRFDERTAVAVRQYQQAHRAEEVNGLIGGETWPLLVTAQGGDQDEVALAVRALTPDGAVRASAIPGVEEWKRLLSAADHRP; translated from the coding sequence ATGGACCGGCGATGGGAGGGCGACGTGTGGGGTCCGAACGTGTCCCGCCGCGGAGTCCTCCTCGGCGGGCTCGTCCTGACCGGGGCGATCGGTGGCCTGATCCGGCCGCAGGAGGCGTGGGCGGCGGGACCGGGTGTGAAGGCTCCGCCGATCATCGGGTGCGACGCGTGGCGGGCGCGGGAGCCGTCGGACGTCGTCCCCGTGTGGGAGCAGCGGCCGGTGCGGATCATCGTGCACCACACCGCGACCCCGAACGTCGAGGACTACAGCCGCGGTGCGGGCGAGTTCGTGGCCCGCAAGATCCAGGACTTCCACATGGACCGGCGGGGCTGGATCGACACCGGGCAGAACTTCACGATCAGCCGCGGCGGTTACGTCCTCGAGGGCAGGCACGGCAGTCTCGAGGTGCTGCGCTCGGGCGACCGGCACGTCGAGGGCGCGCACTGCACCGGGCAGAACGTCGAGGCCGTCGGGATCGAGAACGAGGGCACCTACTCGACGCTCACCCCGCCGGACAAGGTGTGGGCGCGACTGCGGGCCATGTGCGCCTACATCTGCCAGCAGTACGGGATCGCGCCGACGGAGATCGGCGGGCACCGCGACTTCAAAGACACGCTCTGCCCCGGTGACAGGTTCTACGCGATGCTGCCGCGGCTGCGCACCGAGGTGGCGGACTCACTCGGGGAGCCATTGGACGACCGCGCCGCCCGGCGGGCGTCGTGGCCGCTGCTGCGTCCCGAAAGCTCCGGGCCCGCCGTGGAGGCGGCCCAGCACCTCCTGCGCGCGGCAGGCCTCGTCGACGTGCAGCCGAACAGCCGCTTCGACGAGAGGACGGCCGTGGCCGTGCGGCAGTACCAGCAGGCCCATCGCGCCGAGGAGGTCAACGGGCTGATCGGTGGCGAGACGTGGCCGTTGCTCGTGACCGCGCAGGGCGGCGATCAGGATGAGGTCGCGCTCGCGGTGCGGGCGCTGACGCCCGACGGCGCCGTGCGCGCGTCTGCCATCCCGGGCGTCGAGGAGTGGAAGCGCCTGCTGAGCGCCGCCGACCACCGCCCGTGA
- a CDS encoding acyl-CoA dehydrogenase has product MGHFRSNLRDLEFNLFEVFRVQDRLGTAPFDSVDTDTVRGVLTELNALATGPLAESFADGDRNPPVFDPATHSVTLPQSLKDSYRALWDGEWWRLSLPTDLGGYGIPATVQWAASELILGSNPAAFMYMAGPNFAAVVHRNGTEQQKRWAEMMIDRGWGATMVLTEPDAGSDVGAGRTKAVRQADGTWHLEGVKRFITSGEHDLTENIMHLVLARPEGVGITPRPGTKGLSLFLVPKFHFDPETGEPGERNGAFVTGVEHKMGLKASTTCELTFGQHGVPAVGWLLGEVHDGIAQMFQVIEYARMMVGTKAIGTLSAGYLAALDYAKERVQGADLTRQMDKTAPRVTITHHPDVRRILMLQKAYAEGLRALYTYTATFQDEVKAGEFTGADTALAVRVNDLLLPIVKGVGSERASEQLLLSLQTLGGSGYLQDYPIEQYIRDAKIDSLYEGTTAIQSLDFLFRKIVRDNGQAIGYVAREIQSFLDAESGNGRLKEERALLATALVDVQGMLGTLTGFLMASTEDPKSLYKVGQNSVRLLMAVGDLLIGWLLLRQADVALTALGGEHSARDAAFYEGKVGAARFFAKTVLPQLTAQRAVLEATDNSLMELPEAAF; this is encoded by the coding sequence ATGGGCCACTTCAGGAGCAACCTGCGGGACCTCGAGTTCAACCTGTTCGAGGTCTTCCGGGTGCAGGACCGGCTCGGCACCGCACCCTTCGACAGCGTCGACACCGACACGGTGCGCGGCGTGCTCACCGAGCTGAACGCCTTGGCCACCGGGCCGCTGGCGGAGTCGTTCGCCGACGGCGACCGCAACCCACCGGTCTTCGACCCGGCCACCCACTCCGTCACGCTGCCGCAGTCGCTGAAGGACAGCTACCGCGCGCTGTGGGACGGCGAGTGGTGGCGCCTGTCCCTGCCGACCGACTTGGGCGGCTACGGCATCCCGGCCACCGTGCAGTGGGCCGCGTCCGAGCTGATCCTCGGATCCAACCCGGCCGCCTTCATGTACATGGCGGGCCCGAACTTCGCGGCCGTGGTGCACCGCAACGGCACCGAGCAGCAGAAGCGCTGGGCCGAGATGATGATCGACCGCGGCTGGGGCGCCACCATGGTGCTCACCGAGCCCGACGCCGGTTCCGACGTCGGCGCGGGCCGCACGAAGGCGGTGCGGCAGGCCGACGGCACCTGGCACCTCGAGGGCGTCAAGCGCTTCATCACCTCCGGCGAGCACGACCTCACCGAGAACATCATGCATCTCGTGCTGGCCCGCCCGGAGGGCGTCGGCATCACCCCGCGGCCGGGCACGAAGGGGCTCTCGCTCTTCCTCGTGCCCAAGTTCCACTTCGACCCCGAGACCGGCGAGCCGGGCGAGCGCAACGGCGCGTTCGTGACGGGCGTCGAGCACAAGATGGGCCTCAAGGCATCCACCACGTGCGAGCTGACGTTCGGCCAGCACGGCGTGCCCGCGGTCGGTTGGCTCCTCGGCGAGGTGCACGACGGGATCGCGCAGATGTTCCAGGTGATCGAGTACGCCCGGATGATGGTGGGTACGAAGGCCATCGGCACGCTCTCGGCGGGCTACCTCGCGGCGCTGGACTACGCCAAGGAGCGCGTACAGGGCGCCGACCTCACGCGGCAGATGGACAAGACCGCCCCGCGCGTGACCATCACCCACCACCCCGACGTGCGCCGCATCCTCATGCTGCAGAAGGCGTACGCCGAGGGTCTGCGCGCGCTCTACACGTACACCGCGACCTTCCAGGACGAGGTCAAGGCCGGCGAGTTCACCGGTGCCGACACCGCACTCGCCGTGCGCGTGAACGACCTGCTGCTGCCGATCGTGAAGGGTGTGGGTTCCGAGCGCGCCAGCGAGCAGCTGCTGCTCTCGCTGCAGACCCTCGGCGGGTCCGGCTACCTGCAGGACTACCCGATCGAGCAGTACATCCGCGACGCGAAGATCGACTCTCTCTACGAGGGCACCACGGCGATCCAGTCCCTCGACTTCCTGTTCCGCAAGATCGTCCGGGACAACGGGCAGGCGATCGGGTACGTGGCGCGCGAGATCCAGTCGTTCCTCGACGCGGAGTCCGGCAACGGGCGGCTCAAGGAGGAGCGGGCGCTGCTCGCCACCGCGCTCGTCGACGTCCAGGGCATGCTGGGCACCCTCACCGGCTTCCTGATGGCATCGACCGAGGACCCGAAGAGCCTCTACAAGGTCGGGCAGAACAGCGTCCGGCTGCTCATGGCCGTGGGCGACCTGCTGATCGGCTGGCTCCTGCTGCGCCAGGCCGACGTGGCACTGACGGCGCTCGGCGGCGAGCACTCGGCTCGCGACGCCGCGTTCTACGAAGGCAAGGTGGGCGCCGCGCGGTTCTTCGCCAAGACGGTGCTACCCCAGCTGACCGCCCAACGCGCGGTGTTGGAGGCAACGGACAACAGCCTGATGGAGCTCCCGGAAGCCGCGTTCTGA
- a CDS encoding ABC transporter substrate-binding protein, with amino-acid sequence MIRSRSTFAAASVALAMALSACSGGGGGGGAAGGGETCDGPLAFWTWVPNIQSAVDLYEQTHPGTDIEVTNVGQGDEHYTQLRTVLTAGTGAPDAVQMEFKNIPGFTLTDSLVDLSQYGAAELENQFLPSAWRQVQFGGGIYGIPQDTGPMIMLYRPDIFDSLGIPVPTTWDEYIEAGRRIHASDPNRFISNIGPDDAGGIQSLLWQAGARPFRLEGESSLTIDFSDEGAARWVQTFNTLVSEQLVYPEPAFTDEWYRGLADGRYATWVAGAWAPTFLQTVIPQTEGQWRVAPMPNYGEPVVPENGGSSVAVTTQSECPAAAADFAKWLNADPAAAKLLNDESLLYPATSALVEDPAWLAAPMPFLGGQQANQVYVAASKQVSEGWQYTPFQDYTESVFPDTVGQALVNRTDLQAGLNAWGERLRGYATEQGFQVQGS; translated from the coding sequence ATGATCAGATCACGGAGCACGTTCGCGGCGGCGTCCGTCGCGCTCGCGATGGCGCTGTCCGCGTGCAGCGGCGGCGGTGGTGGAGGCGGCGCGGCCGGTGGCGGCGAGACCTGCGACGGCCCGCTCGCGTTCTGGACGTGGGTGCCGAACATCCAGTCGGCCGTCGACCTGTACGAACAGACCCACCCCGGCACCGACATCGAGGTGACGAACGTCGGGCAGGGTGACGAGCACTACACCCAGCTGCGCACCGTGCTCACCGCGGGCACCGGCGCCCCCGACGCCGTGCAGATGGAGTTCAAGAACATCCCCGGCTTCACGCTCACCGACTCGCTCGTCGACCTGAGCCAGTACGGCGCGGCGGAGCTGGAGAACCAGTTCCTCCCGTCGGCGTGGCGGCAGGTGCAGTTCGGCGGCGGGATCTACGGCATCCCGCAGGACACCGGCCCCATGATCATGCTCTACCGGCCGGACATCTTCGACAGCCTCGGCATCCCGGTCCCGACCACGTGGGACGAGTACATCGAGGCCGGACGGCGGATCCACGCGAGCGACCCGAACCGCTTCATCTCGAACATCGGCCCTGACGACGCGGGCGGCATCCAGAGCCTGCTGTGGCAGGCCGGCGCCCGCCCGTTCCGGCTGGAGGGCGAGTCGTCGCTCACCATCGACTTCTCCGACGAGGGCGCCGCCCGCTGGGTGCAGACGTTCAACACCCTGGTGTCCGAGCAGCTCGTCTATCCCGAGCCGGCGTTCACCGACGAGTGGTACCGCGGGCTGGCCGATGGCCGCTACGCCACCTGGGTCGCGGGCGCATGGGCCCCGACGTTCCTGCAGACCGTGATCCCGCAGACCGAGGGCCAGTGGCGGGTCGCGCCGATGCCGAACTACGGCGAGCCGGTCGTGCCCGAGAACGGCGGGTCGTCCGTCGCGGTCACCACGCAGAGCGAGTGCCCTGCCGCCGCGGCCGACTTCGCGAAGTGGCTGAACGCCGACCCGGCAGCGGCCAAGCTGCTGAACGACGAGAGCCTGCTGTACCCGGCCACGAGCGCGCTCGTCGAGGACCCGGCGTGGCTCGCCGCCCCGATGCCGTTCCTCGGTGGGCAGCAGGCGAACCAGGTCTACGTCGCGGCCTCGAAGCAGGTCTCGGAGGGTTGGCAGTACACGCCCTTCCAGGACTACACCGAGTCGGTGTTCCCCGACACCGTCGGGCAGGCCCTCGTCAACCGCACCGACCTCCAGGCGGGCCTGAACGCCTGGGGTGAGCGGCTGCGTGGCTACGCCACGGAGCAGGGCTTCCAGGTCCAGGGCAGCTGA
- a CDS encoding carbohydrate ABC transporter permease has protein sequence MLLGLLAYFLLPLAWLVINSTKSTAGLFQSFGLWFASDFHLFENVRETLTYQGGIYGRWFLNTVLYAVAGAGGAALLAALGGYGVAKFDFPGRRLLLAGVLGAVMVPATALAIPTYLLLSTVGLVDTPFAVIIPSLASPFGLYLMWIYAAAAVPDELLEAARIDGASELRIFWSVAMRLLAPGFVTVLLFQLVHVWNNYFLPLIVLNNPAWYPLTVGLKQWNEQAYGGGGGSVAVLNLVITGSLLAIIPLIAVFLVLQRYWQSGLAMGGVKQ, from the coding sequence ATGCTGCTCGGCCTGCTCGCCTACTTCCTCCTGCCGCTCGCCTGGCTCGTGATCAACTCGACGAAGAGCACAGCCGGGCTGTTCCAGAGCTTCGGGCTGTGGTTCGCCAGCGACTTCCACCTCTTCGAGAACGTGCGCGAGACGCTGACCTACCAGGGCGGCATCTACGGCCGGTGGTTCCTGAACACCGTCCTGTACGCGGTGGCGGGCGCGGGCGGTGCCGCGCTGCTCGCCGCGCTCGGCGGGTACGGGGTCGCGAAGTTCGACTTCCCCGGCAGACGGCTACTGCTCGCGGGCGTGCTGGGCGCCGTGATGGTGCCGGCCACCGCGCTGGCGATCCCCACGTACCTGCTGCTGAGCACGGTGGGCTTGGTCGACACCCCGTTCGCGGTGATCATCCCGTCGCTGGCGAGCCCGTTCGGGCTGTACCTGATGTGGATCTACGCGGCGGCGGCCGTCCCCGACGAGCTGCTCGAGGCGGCCCGCATCGACGGAGCCAGCGAGTTGCGGATCTTCTGGTCGGTGGCCATGCGGCTGCTGGCCCCCGGGTTCGTCACCGTGCTGCTCTTCCAGCTCGTCCACGTGTGGAACAACTACTTCCTTCCGCTGATCGTCCTCAACAACCCGGCCTGGTACCCGCTCACGGTCGGGCTCAAGCAGTGGAACGAGCAGGCGTACGGCGGTGGCGGGGGCTCCGTGGCCGTCCTGAACCTCGTCATCACGGGCTCGCTGTTGGCGATCATCCCGCTGATCGCCGTTTTCCTCGTGCTGCAGCGGTACTGGCAGTCGGGCCTCGCGATGGGCGGCGTCAAGCAGTGA